cgccgtggttcccagcccatggcactgatgccacatccagtctgtccttaaacacctccagggatggagaatcccccacttccctgggcagcccattccaatggctgatccctctctgcaaagaaattcctcctaatctccaacctaaccctcccctggcacagctgcagacccagccctcttgtcttgctgatacctgggagaagagaccaaccccccccggttcccccctcctgtcagggagttgcagagtgaggaggtctcccctgagcctcctcttctccaggctgagcccccccagctccctcagcctctcctcacagcacctgtgctccagtcccttccccagcctcgttgctctccaTTTTGTTCCATTCTGATGGAACAAAACCAACCCCAGGCTTGGCTGGGGGTCTCCTGCAGCCCTGAACCCCACCCCAGGCTGGGCCATGGCTCCCACCCCTCTGACGAGTTCCCAGCCTCCAAAAGCCCGATTTAAAGCCCAGTTTATCCATAAATGTAACAGGTTTGCTAATCTGTGGCTCCCTTCCCCACCACAGACAGGGCGGATCGAACCCAACTACCCCAAGGTCTGTGGGCACCAGGGCAACGTGCTGGACATCAAATGGAACCCCTTCATTGAGAACATCATCGCCTCCTGCTCCGAGGACACCACGGTGAGTGGGCACCTCCTGCCCTTCGTTCCTGCACTTGATATAGAGATGCATTTCTactgaaatatataaatatagggcaggtataaaaatataaaattactgggtgcataattaatttttaattatttatttatatttatgattattttaattaatttttaattattatacattttatagttATGTAAtgttttgtaatatttttgaCAATATTTAtagttaatttaatttttaatgtaatttataaAGTCATACTTGATAAATTATTAAggatattaaataaatacatgtttatatatatatttctatatttatatacatttatattttattatttatttatatataaatacatatatctatatttctatatacatataaatatataaacatacatttctatatttatatttttatttatttctatataaatatatatatctatatttatatatacatgtaaatatataaacacatatttctgtatttctatatttttatatttttatttatttctatatgaatatatatttttatatttatatacccatataagtatataaatatgtatttctatatttctatatatttatattttattatttatttttatatgaatatatatttctACATTTATATAGGcatacacataaatatatatatttatatacacacacataaatatatatttatttataataaatatatatttatatatatttatacatataaacATGCACACattaaatatatacagaaatttatacatatatatttatataaaaatatatatttatgtatatatttagacatataaatacacatatattaaatatatacatagatttatgcatatatatgtcTATACATAATTTATACTACATAAATTACataagtaaatataaatatatgtttaaatAGATATTGATATCTATTATATCTATGATATCTATTGTATCGATTTATGTTACTTATATATTATttgttaaatataaattatatagaagtaaagataaatatatgtttaaatatatatttatacctATTTATACATCATCCATCTTGGGAATGGAGAGGGGGTCAGCGATTGATGTTCACTCCCAGGAGATTCAATGAGGTTCAGGAAAATAACTTTTCCCCCAGGCCCAGGACTGGACAGGGATCACTGTCACAGGCCACAGGGTtatccctgtgctgggaatcCCTCCTGGATTTACCCATTGCTGTCAAACCTGGATCCCTCTGTACCTGATCCATCTGTACCTGATCCATCTGTGCCTGATCCATCTCTCTGTTCCCACTTGGATAACAGCCCCTGTCCTCCCCAGATGCTCTCCAAGGGATTCATGATTTGTCCTCACTGCACaaccagcagcagggctggccctgGAATTCCTGAAATGCTGCGAAGGCTTTTTTGGGAAGGAGCTTTTAAGGGCAGGACAAACCAAGCAGGAAGGGGAACAGGGGAATTCTCCAGAAGTGTTTCAGCTCCTTGTTTCCCCCGTGTTGGAGCTCTCTGTGCAcactgagctgtgcagagctcCAGGGGGGTTTGCAGCACCGTGTCCTGTTTGCAGGATCCATTTCCTTGTGGAAAGTGGTGTTTCAGGAACAATTTTATTGAGGAGGTTTCTTAGGATGGCTTGGGAGAGGAAACCTCTGTGTCCcacccctcctgctctccccgTGTGCTGGAATTGTTGCTGGGGCTGTTCCTCTGGGGCCTTTTTAATGAGACTTTCCCCAAAGCACCGTTTCCATGGCAGGCTGGGCTGAATTTTGGGTgagctccagctgtgcctgtcCTGCCAAGAGGACAGTGTTAGTGCTGTGCCCATCCCGACACATCCATTTCCAGGTCACGGTGACCGTGCCCGTGGGGAAACCTGCCCAAAATAGCCCGTCCCTGGCACTTCCCCTGGGTTTTGGCAAACACAAGGGATGATGTAACCGGGACAGGCCGCAGAGGTGAcgctgctgcagagccctggccgtgattcccagctgggcagggatgcAGGATGTGTTATTCCCATCCCTgggctgcctgccctgcagagctgaggtgACACCACGTGGAGCTTTCCCTGTGTCCTCctgggctggtgctgcaggagcctCTCCGGAGTGTGGAGctctctctgagcaggaggTTTGGTAACAGTTGTTTCATAACCCACTGCTTTCATAACCAGCTCCTCCAACACTCAACAACCAGGCTCGTGTGGCTTGTCCTCGGCTCGTGTGGCTTGTCCTTGGCTTGTGCCATGTTTGAAATCCTCTGATGCTCTTGGAATTGTCCCTCAGAGCCGCAGCAGcctcagagctgtgcctgtCTCACAGCTCCCCTCCCTCTGCGCCCCAAGAGCAGGGTCTCCCTCCTCAAAACAGGCAGGAAATCCTCCTGCAGGTTTTTCACTGCAATAATTGGGAACTAATTTTTGTGCCCCCCCCCTTCCCGGATGGACGGGACAACCCTTGGGGTGcgggggaagagagggaggagcGGCTGAAGGGGTGGCAGGATCAGCCTTTGGcagactgggagagctgggggggttcacctggagaggagaaagatccagggagagctgagagccccttccagggcctaaaggggctccaggagagctggagagggactttggataagggatggagggacaggacacagggaatggcttcccactgccagagggcagggacctGGGACAAGGACATTGTGGCATGAGGGTACAGGGTGAGGCTGCCATGGAGGCACCCCAGGGATTCGGCAGCTCAGAGCCCCCAGGAGggtgttggggtgtcctggggctTCCAAACCCATCCCAGCGCCCGCCCCATCCCACAGGTGCGGATCTGGGAGATTCCCGAGGGGGGGCTGAAGAGGAACATGACGGAGGCCGTGCTGGAGCTGTACGGGCACAGCCGGCGCGTGGGGCTGGTCGAGTGGCACCCGACCACCAACAACATCCTCTTCAGCGCCGGCTACGACTACAAGGTGAGTCCTGCCCGGGAACGCTCCGGATCTGCCAGGAATGCCCTTGGGaaggcctggagaagaggaggctcaggggagacctcctcactccctacaactccctgacaggaggggggagccggggggggttggtctcttctcccaggtatcagcaagacaagagggctgggtctgcagctgtgccaggggagggttaggttggatattagaaagaatttctttccagagagggatcagccattggaatgggctgcccagggaagtgggggattctctgtccctggaggtgtttaaggacagactggatgtggcatcagtgccatgggctgggaaccacggcggggttggatcaagggttggacttgatgatctgggaggtcccttccaacccagctgagtctatggttctatgattctgtgattccttccCTGCTCGTGGCACGGGTGGGGGTCACCAGGGTGTGATCAGGGAATGGTTTGAGTCGGGAGGGACCCGGAAGGATCCCCCTTCCGCCGGGGCCGGGTCGCTCCAAGGCGCCTTCCCACAGGTCCTGATCTGGAACCTGGACATCGGGGAGCCGGTGAAGATGATCGACTGCCACACGGACGTGATCCTGTGCATGTCCTTCAACACGGACGGCAGCCTCCTGGCCACCACCTGCAAGGACAAGAAGCTGCGCGTGGTGGAGCCGCGCTCCGGGCGGGTCCTGCAGGTGCCACGGGACCGGGGGTTGGGAATAAGATCTTGGGGAGGAATCCCGCTGGAATGTCCCAAAACATCCCTGAGGTGCTGCACGTGCTCGTGGTGAggcaggggcacagggcaggggctgcaggccATTCTCTGCCTGGGGAGGGTTCTTTTATCAGGTGGAGGTGATGGGGAGGGCTCGGCCTCATCCCAAGCCTCATCCCCCCAACCAGGTTGGAgggttttattcctctgttAATTAAGGATTTGTGGAAAATAGTGGAAATTAAAGAGGGAGGTGCAGAGGTCACAGTTTGGAGGCAGGTGGTGGGTTCTCAGTAAAGGTGGTCTCTGATATTCATGGAAATGGGTGGTTTTGGCTGCACAGGGGACAGGTCTGGAGTCACAGCGTCCCCACACTGCTGGGGACAGAGCTGGCATGTCACAGGgatgagctgggagaggagagggggcGAGGAAGGGGCTTTCCTGGGGTGCCAGTGGTGCTGACAgagctccccctgccctgcaggaggCCAGCTGCAAGAACCACCGTGTCAACAGGGTGGTGTTCCTGGGCAGCACCAAGAGGCTGCTCACCACGGGCGTGTCCCGCTGGAACACGCGGCAGATCGCCCTGTGGGAccaggtgggtgctgggacccctccagccctgctgggatccccattccagccctgctgggaccccctccatccctgctgggaCCTccattccagccctgctgggaccGCCATTCCATCCCTGTTGGGACTCCCATTCCATCCCTTCTGGGACCCCCATTCCATCTCTGCTGGGACCCCCATTCCATCTCTGCTGGGACCCCCATTCTAGCCCTGCTGGGACCCCCTTCATCCCTGCTGGGACCCCCTTCATCCCTGCTGGGACCTCCATTCCACTCCATCCCTTCTGGGACCCCATTCCATCTCTACTGGGACCCCATTCCATCTCTGCTGGGACTCCTGTTCCATCCCTCCTGGGACCCccattccagccctgctgggactCCCATTCCATCCCTGCTGGACCCTGCTCAGCACCAGCACTGGGCCATCCCAGTGGCTCAGGCCCtgtccctgttttccaggaagACCTGTCCATGCCCCTGATCGAGGAGGAGATCGATGGGCTCTCGGGGCTCCTCTTCCCGTTCTACGACGCCGACACCCACATGCTGTACCTGGCTGGGAAGGTATGGGGTGTGTGGAGCATCTCCCTGGGCATTCCCAGCCCGTGtccccctggcactgcccggGGATGTGGTGCTGGGGGTTGTCATCAGAGAATgggttgggctggaagggaccttaaacatcatcCAGGTCCtggatgggcagggacacctcccactatcccaggttgttccagcctggccttggacacttccagggatccaggggcagccacagcttctctgggcaacctgtgccaggtcctcctcaccctcacagggggGAGTTTcatcccaatatcccacctatccctgccctctaACTGGTCTTTATGATGGTCCTTATTCCCCCTCACATTTCCCAGAGGAATAACCTGTCCCCATTCCCGTTGCTGCTCCAGGGCGACGGCAACATCCGCTACTATGAGATCGGCTCCGAGAAGCCCTACCTGAGTTACCTCATGGAATTCCGCTCCCCCGCCCCGCAGAAAGGACTGGGTAAGGATCccgggctgctgctgctctgctgggagcagggaaatgcTGGATCATGGAAGGTGCTTAATGAGATGTCACAGGCAAATGGGTTTGGCtcaggtttggtttgggttcGGGATGGGTCTGGGATGGGTCTGGGATGGGTCAGGGATGGGTCTGGGATGGGTCTGGGATGGGTCTGGGATGGGTTTGGGATGGGTGTGGGATGGGTTTGGGATGGGTTTGGGATGGGTCTGGGATGGGTTTGGCAGGCGCTATTCCAGCTCCAGAGCATCGGCTGCAGCTCTTGCAGGGTGacattcccatccctgtgctgccctTCCCAGGGTGATTCAGCCCTGCTGGGGTTGGTGCATGTCCAGGGTCACCCTTCCCGCTGTCACACGTGGCTTCAGCAGGGGACACCAGTGATTGTCCCAAATAAAGGCTGCTCATCCCTTTCCCAGCATCCCTGCACACCTGGTGTGGCCCAGCTTGTGCTCTGGGTCCTCAGGGCGATGCCAAGGGTTGATCCAGGGCCAGGGTTGCTCCTGGGTGTGCTggtggggctgttctgggtGTCTGGGCCGGGCTGACAGGCGGTGCTGCTCCGCAGGGGTGATGCCGAAGCACGGCCTGGACGTGTCGGCCTGTGAGGTCTTTCGGTTCTACAAACTCATCACCCTCAAGGGGCTCATCGAGCCCATCTCCATGATCGTGCCCAGGAGGGTGAGTCCACAGGGGGGTCTGGGAAGGGCCCAGAGGGATGGACATGCCCCACTTTGCCCAGTCCTGTGGTTGGGTCTCTGCACCAGGCTCAGACCTCTCCATTGCTGCACATCCCAGGGATTCCCGGGGGGGGTGTGCCCGAGGTTTAATGGGAATGTTTTTTTGGAAATGCATCTCCACATTTCTCCTGGCGTATGTGTTGTACAAAATCAGCTTGgtctgcagtgctggggaacaAGGGGCTTGTCTCACCTGAGGTTTGCGGGTGTTTTGGGAAAACAGATCTTGGATCAGGGTTTGGTGTCGGGAAGCAAACCCGGGGCTGTGTGGAGGGCCCATCCCAGGTTCTgaggcagctcagcagctgctcatcctcctccctcccctcccagtgccagccAGCACTTCCCAAatctgctccctgtgccccaaGTCTCCCACCTGGGAGGTCACCCCCCGGTTCATCCCCTCCCCATGGGTCTCTCCGTTGCCCACGGGGTGGGTTCATGGAGTGGCTGCTCTTTCCCTGTGTTTCCAGTCTGAGACGTACCAGGAGGACATTTACCCCATGACACCGGGCACGGAGCCCGCCCTGACCCCGGATGAGTGGCTGAGTGGGATGAACAGAGGTAACAccactggtggcactggtggcactggtgcCACGCCGGCTGGGTGCTGGCCGGGCAGCCCCCCCTGAGCCTgttccccctctgccccctcagatCCCATCCTGATGTCGCTGAAGGAGGGCTACAAGAGGACATCCAAAATTGTGTTCAAGGCCCCGGCGAGGGAGAAGAAGAGCGTGGTGGTCAATGGCATCGACCTGCTGGAGAACGTCCCGCCCCGCACCGAGAACGAGGTGGGACAGCCCGGCCGGGtgggacacggggaggggggacaggCTGGATGGGGGGGACATCATTGGGATGAACCTGGAAAGCCACCCCTCTGCAGGTCTCTGTGTTCCCAGACTGAGGCACTGGGTGTTCCCCTGCCCCTTGGAGCATCCACCTCAACCCTGGAGCACCCAAAGGAGCGGAGTGAAGCTCCTCAGTTGGGTTTGGGTTTAATTAAAAGCCTTGTCTGGGGACAAGATATGGATGGGGATACATCAGCACTTGGTCCTGGAAGGAATTTGgtttagaatcatggaatcctggaaaagcttaggttggaagggaccttaaagttcatcccatcccaccccctgccatgggcagggacaccttcccctatcccaggttgttccaagccccgtccagcctggccttggacacttccagggatccaggggcagccacagcttctctgggcaacctgtgccagggcctccccaccctcaagataaaaaatttcttcccaaaatcccacctaAATCTCCCATCCTTCAGTTTAAATCCACCCCCTTTTCCCATCACCACAGATCCTGCTAAAAAGCTTGTCCCCAAAATCAGCCGGATCAGGGCccagtcccagcacagctccgaggctgggaggggggagaagtGGACGCTGTGGtccctccagctccatccctccctctccctccttcccttgcaGCTCCTCCGGGTGTTTTTCCGGCAGCAGGACGAGATCCGGCGGCTGAAGGACGAGCTGTCTCAGAAGGACATTCGGATccggcagctccagctggaacTAAAGAACTTACGGAACAGCCCGAAGAACAATTAACTCCCAGGGACGTTTTCTAAATAAACTCTCGTTGTTTCTACTCGCTCTTTAATTTTATTGTCCCCACTGACCCAGCCGGGAGCCAGGACCCCGCCGAGATCCCGCGCCGATGGATCCGCGTGTGCCGGCCCTGATCCCGCTCTAACCGCTGCCTCCGAGGGGCCGGGGGCTCCCCGTGAGTAGGAGCCCTGTGCCCCCCCTCGGGACGATCCGGATTCCCGGGAAAGCTGACGCTTCCTtgctattaatttctttttcctatgcAAAAAAATGTGACGGCGGGGGCAGAACTGGAaggggtg
The DNA window shown above is from Pseudopipra pipra isolate bDixPip1 chromosome 12, bDixPip1.hap1, whole genome shotgun sequence and carries:
- the CORO2B gene encoding coronin-2B isoform X2, coding for MSWRPQYRSSKFRNVYGKVASREHCFDGVPITKNVHDNHFCAVNARFLAIVTESAGGGSFLVIPLEQTGRIEPNYPKVCGHQGNVLDIKWNPFIENIIASCSEDTTVRIWEIPEGGLKRNMTEAVLELYGHSRRVGLVEWHPTTNNILFSAGYDYKVLIWNLDIGEPVKMIDCHTDVILCMSFNTDGSLLATTCKDKKLRVVEPRSGRVLQEASCKNHRVNRVVFLGSTKRLLTTGVSRWNTRQIALWDQEDLSMPLIEEEIDGLSGLLFPFYDADTHMLYLAGKGDGNIRYYEIGSEKPYLSYLMEFRSPAPQKGLGVMPKHGLDVSACEVFRFYKLITLKGLIEPISMIVPRRSETYQEDIYPMTPGTEPALTPDEWLSGMNRDPILMSLKEGYKRTSKIVFKAPAREKKSVVVNGIDLLENVPPRTENELLRVFFRQQDEIRRLKDELSQKDIRIRQLQLELKNLRNSPKNN
- the CORO2B gene encoding coronin-2B isoform X1; translated protein: MRDLHKSNVLGSKHGSLMSWRPQYRSSKFRNVYGKVASREHCFDGVPITKNVHDNHFCAVNARFLAIVTESAGGGSFLVIPLEQTGRIEPNYPKVCGHQGNVLDIKWNPFIENIIASCSEDTTVRIWEIPEGGLKRNMTEAVLELYGHSRRVGLVEWHPTTNNILFSAGYDYKVLIWNLDIGEPVKMIDCHTDVILCMSFNTDGSLLATTCKDKKLRVVEPRSGRVLQEASCKNHRVNRVVFLGSTKRLLTTGVSRWNTRQIALWDQEDLSMPLIEEEIDGLSGLLFPFYDADTHMLYLAGKGDGNIRYYEIGSEKPYLSYLMEFRSPAPQKGLGVMPKHGLDVSACEVFRFYKLITLKGLIEPISMIVPRRSETYQEDIYPMTPGTEPALTPDEWLSGMNRDPILMSLKEGYKRTSKIVFKAPAREKKSVVVNGIDLLENVPPRTENELLRVFFRQQDEIRRLKDELSQKDIRIRQLQLELKNLRNSPKNN